In the genome of Hymenobacter cellulosivorans, one region contains:
- a CDS encoding DUF6371 domain-containing protein: MRLRLLDERGQVRGGQVVLYDESGHTVKSPQRCTTWVHTALAHRCHKKGQTTPDWLPNYKQHGQKSPCLFGLPQLDTAPAGQLVALVESAKTAMLCAPYWPEFIWLATMGQSYLTAERLAPVKGRRLTLFPDAGSLDNWQQRAEKLRAQGFDVKVSAELEKLVNPDEKKACLDLADILLAEWPGYPPSWDT, from the coding sequence GTGCGTCTAAGGCTACTGGATGAGCGCGGGCAAGTTCGGGGTGGGCAAGTGGTGTTGTATGATGAAAGCGGGCACACGGTCAAAAGCCCCCAGCGTTGTACGACGTGGGTGCATACTGCCCTGGCTCACCGTTGTCATAAGAAAGGCCAAACCACACCGGACTGGTTGCCAAACTATAAACAACACGGACAGAAAAGTCCGTGTCTGTTTGGGTTGCCTCAACTTGATACAGCCCCCGCCGGGCAGCTCGTCGCTTTAGTAGAAAGCGCCAAAACGGCTATGCTTTGCGCTCCCTACTGGCCTGAGTTTATTTGGCTGGCAACCATGGGACAGTCTTATCTGACTGCTGAGCGCCTGGCTCCGGTGAAGGGTCGCCGGTTAACATTGTTTCCTGACGCGGGCAGTCTCGATAATTGGCAGCAACGGGCCGAAAAGTTACGAGCACAGGGTTTTGATGTGAAAGTATCAGCCGAACTAGAAAAGTTGGTTAACCCTGATGAGAAAAAAGCCTGTCTTGACCTTGCGGATATTTTGCTGGCTGAATGGCCGGGCTACCCCCCTAGCTGGGATACCTGA
- a CDS encoding BLUF domain-containing protein, with amino-acid sequence MKYSVLYTEAQRQRAVAWAVALTANTPLTPRRYEKQLLYQYQRGMLTLQEVLHRLDTSIYQILYRSQTVQPLTHEGLQEILYYSQQYNAEHQITGLLLYSEGRFVQVLEGPEAEVRTLYARIQADTRHRQVVTVGEGPMPDRRFGEWTMGFGQVAASDIALVLEAEPDSQPVPDVNEQHLQTLLRAFGMAASSIAYI; translated from the coding sequence ATGAAATATTCCGTCCTTTACACAGAAGCCCAGCGCCAGCGCGCCGTTGCGTGGGCCGTGGCCCTCACTGCTAATACTCCGTTGACTCCTCGCCGGTATGAGAAGCAGTTGCTGTACCAGTACCAGCGCGGCATGCTTACGCTACAGGAAGTCCTGCACCGATTGGATACGAGCATTTACCAAATCCTGTACCGTAGCCAAACCGTGCAGCCGCTGACACATGAGGGGCTACAAGAGATTCTGTACTACTCCCAGCAGTATAACGCCGAGCACCAGATTACCGGCTTGCTGCTGTACAGCGAGGGACGCTTCGTGCAAGTGCTGGAAGGGCCGGAAGCCGAGGTGCGAACCCTCTACGCGCGGATTCAGGCCGATACGCGCCACCGGCAGGTAGTTACCGTCGGGGAAGGACCAATGCCGGACCGCCGGTTTGGCGAGTGGACGATGGGGTTCGGACAGGTTGCCGCTTCAGATATTGCCCTGGTCCTAGAGGCCGAGCCCGATAGCCAGCCCGTGCCGGACGTAAATGAGCAGCATCTGCAAACCTTGCTACGCGCCTTCGGCATGGCCGCGTCAAGCATTGCCTATATATAA
- a CDS encoding SMI1/KNR4 family protein gives MLLPIDFDARNFWADSDYATKKHTEAPPTDELIVRVETDLGYRLPAFYVALMRTRNGGIPHKTCFPTTEATSWADDHVAITSISGIGYEKPYALCGSLGSQFMLEEWGYPAIGVVVCDCPSAGHDLIMLDYRACGPEGEPAVVHVDQESDYRVTYLAPDFETFIRGLAEESTFEQ, from the coding sequence ATGCTGCTACCGATCGATTTCGATGCCCGGAATTTCTGGGCAGACAGTGACTATGCTACCAAGAAACATACGGAGGCTCCACCCACCGACGAGCTGATTGTCCGGGTAGAAACCGACCTGGGCTACCGGCTGCCGGCTTTCTACGTGGCGCTGATGCGCACCCGCAACGGCGGCATTCCGCACAAGACCTGCTTCCCGACCACCGAGGCGACCAGCTGGGCCGACGACCATGTGGCCATTACCAGTATCAGTGGCATCGGCTACGAGAAGCCGTACGCGCTGTGCGGCAGCCTGGGCAGCCAGTTTATGCTGGAGGAATGGGGCTACCCGGCCATCGGGGTGGTAGTCTGCGACTGTCCTTCGGCCGGCCACGACCTGATTATGCTCGATTACCGCGCCTGCGGGCCCGAGGGGGAGCCGGCCGTGGTCCACGTTGATCAGGAAAGTGACTACCGGGTTACGTACCTGGCGCCCGACTTCGAAACGTTCATTCGCGGCCTGGCCGAAGAATCCACCTTCGAGCAATAG
- a CDS encoding WD40 repeat domain-containing protein, producing MMHHLWNQQTNTTCTLTVADTRVVMETGKPGRSRRTEKQFATAPEAAAYAERQEWTRLKQGFVGHNPAAAPGQPLLHSYIGGGYTGSLALADTPAGRFVYQHGWFRAPADQQDFLVHLDDAGQQQATIPLPVILAWDMHYQPAWHALVLNLDHSIVTYDLARKQFEPLSARGRSPSSFVATAAGRTAYAANQELVVLEADRRPLFRLPFTTQLDRGSVLFAAALAHSGELLALHTEPGKIQVRSATDGALRHTFTGDFGRVRQLAFAANDQLLLLLEAHSKALRCFDLQGGREVESPLHGGEEWPSILACCLNADQSYLALLRGTWVELYDATTWQCRQRFRLAHCVKSAKLRFMRGGLGVRTDYGCFSLYRV from the coding sequence ATGATGCATCACCTCTGGAACCAGCAGACGAATACTACCTGCACCCTGACGGTGGCCGATACCCGGGTCGTAATGGAAACCGGGAAACCAGGTCGGAGCCGGCGCACGGAAAAGCAGTTTGCCACGGCCCCGGAGGCGGCTGCTTACGCGGAACGGCAGGAGTGGACCCGGCTCAAACAGGGTTTCGTGGGGCACAATCCCGCCGCTGCGCCCGGGCAGCCGCTGCTACACAGCTATATCGGGGGTGGCTATACGGGCAGCTTGGCCCTAGCCGACACGCCGGCGGGTAGGTTTGTTTACCAGCACGGCTGGTTTCGCGCCCCCGCCGACCAGCAGGATTTCCTGGTCCACCTCGACGATGCCGGGCAGCAGCAGGCCACTATTCCGCTCCCTGTTATTCTGGCCTGGGACATGCATTACCAACCTGCCTGGCACGCGCTGGTACTCAACCTCGACCATTCGATTGTAACCTATGACTTGGCCCGTAAGCAGTTTGAGCCGTTGAGTGCCCGCGGCCGGTCACCGAGCAGCTTCGTGGCTACGGCGGCGGGCCGCACAGCCTATGCGGCCAACCAGGAGTTGGTCGTGCTGGAGGCTGACCGGCGGCCTTTGTTTCGGCTGCCGTTTACCACGCAGCTAGACCGTGGCTCGGTGCTGTTTGCGGCGGCCCTGGCCCACAGCGGAGAGCTGCTGGCCCTGCACACCGAGCCGGGGAAAATCCAGGTCCGCAGTGCTACCGACGGAGCCTTACGCCACACGTTTACTGGCGACTTCGGCCGGGTGCGGCAACTGGCCTTCGCCGCCAACGACCAGCTGCTGTTGCTGCTTGAGGCCCATAGCAAAGCATTGCGCTGTTTCGACCTGCAAGGGGGCCGAGAGGTGGAGTCGCCGCTGCATGGGGGCGAGGAGTGGCCCAGCATTCTGGCCTGCTGCCTCAACGCCGACCAATCGTACCTGGCCCTGCTGCGAGGTACGTGGGTGGAGCTCTACGACGCAACCACTTGGCAGTGTCGGCAGCGGTTTCGCCTCGCGCACTGCGTCAAGTCTGCCAAGCTTCGCTTTATGCGCGGCGGCCTGGGAGTTCGTACCGACTACGGCTGCTTCAGTCTTTACCGCGTGTAA
- a CDS encoding SDR family oxidoreductase yields MKIAITGATGQLGRLIIEKLQTQVGADQIVALVRNPAKAADLGVEVREADYNQPATLDAALAGIDTLLLISSSEVGQRVTQHRNVIAAAKQAGVSRVVYTSVLHADTSALSLAQEHRATEADLKASGLTFTILRNGWYTENYTGSVHGAVAGGAFIGSAREGRISSATRADFADAAVAVLTGPGHDNKTYELAGDESYTLAELAAEISSQTGKDIPYRDLPVGDYAAALTSFGVPEGFAHGIAGWDANAAEGALFDDSRQLSQLIGRPTTPLATAVAAALQ; encoded by the coding sequence ATGAAAATTGCCATCACCGGTGCCACGGGTCAGCTGGGCCGTCTCATCATCGAAAAACTCCAAACTCAGGTAGGCGCCGACCAGATTGTGGCCCTGGTTCGTAATCCGGCCAAAGCCGCTGACCTGGGCGTGGAAGTTCGGGAAGCCGATTACAACCAACCCGCCACCCTCGACGCGGCCCTGGCCGGCATCGATACGCTCCTGCTGATTTCTTCGAGCGAAGTAGGGCAGCGCGTCACACAGCACCGCAACGTCATTGCGGCAGCCAAGCAGGCCGGTGTGAGCCGCGTGGTGTACACCAGCGTGTTGCACGCCGATACGTCGGCGCTTAGCCTGGCCCAAGAGCACCGGGCTACGGAAGCCGACCTGAAAGCCTCGGGCCTGACCTTCACGATTCTGCGCAATGGCTGGTACACGGAAAACTATACCGGCTCGGTGCATGGGGCCGTAGCTGGCGGGGCCTTTATTGGCAGTGCCCGGGAAGGCCGGATTTCTTCCGCCACCCGCGCCGATTTTGCCGATGCCGCCGTGGCCGTGCTGACTGGCCCTGGGCATGATAACAAAACCTACGAGCTGGCCGGCGACGAATCGTACACGCTGGCTGAGCTGGCCGCCGAGATTTCGAGTCAGACTGGCAAAGACATTCCCTACCGCGACTTGCCGGTAGGCGACTACGCTGCTGCCCTGACCAGCTTTGGCGTGCCCGAAGGCTTTGCCCACGGTATTGCTGGCTGGGATGCCAATGCTGCCGAAGGGGCCCTGTTCGACGACAGCCGCCAGCTTTCCCAGCTCATTGGCCGCCCCACGACGCCGCTGGCAACGGCGGTAGCGGCCGCGCTTCAGTAG
- a CDS encoding winged helix-turn-helix transcriptional regulator, translated as MKKVSQPPAAPVLTLTDKLQRGDLLSAGCPSRTVLKHITSRWGVLALMVLDGETRRFSELRRQIDGVSERMLAQTLQWLEADGLVKRVAYDVVPPHVEYSLTPLGQQAAQKVRALADWIEVSFPDVLQHWNKAEAATQAVPADLQ; from the coding sequence ATGAAAAAAGTTAGTCAACCACCAGCCGCCCCCGTCCTCACCCTCACCGATAAGTTACAGCGGGGCGACTTGCTGTCGGCGGGCTGCCCGTCTCGCACGGTGCTCAAGCACATTACCAGCCGCTGGGGCGTGTTGGCCCTGATGGTACTAGATGGCGAAACCCGCCGTTTCAGTGAGCTGCGGCGCCAGATTGATGGGGTGAGTGAACGGATGCTGGCTCAAACGCTGCAGTGGCTGGAAGCCGACGGGCTGGTGAAACGTGTGGCCTACGACGTGGTGCCGCCCCACGTAGAGTACAGCCTGACGCCCCTGGGCCAGCAGGCAGCCCAGAAAGTGCGTGCCCTAGCCGATTGGATAGAAGTGAGTTTCCCCGACGTTTTGCAGCACTGGAATAAAGCCGAAGCCGCGACACAGGCGGTTCCAGCCGACCTCCAGTAG